The following proteins are encoded in a genomic region of Rhinoraja longicauda isolate Sanriku21f chromosome 28, sRhiLon1.1, whole genome shotgun sequence:
- the LOC144607281 gene encoding histone H2B type 1-A-like, translating into MPELVSKGRASKKGAKEAAAKKNHKGEKKRRKIRRQSYGIYIYKVLKQVHPDTGIASSAMSIINSFVEDIFERIASEASRLIRYSKRQTISSREIQTSIRLLLPGELSKHAISEGTKAVTKYTSCK; encoded by the coding sequence ATGCCTGaattggtatcaaagggcagagcaTCGAAAAAAGGGGCAAAGGAAGCAGCCGCGAAGAAGAACCATAAAGGTGaaaagaaacgtagaaaaataaggaggcagagctATGGTATTTACAtctacaaagtgctgaagcaggTTCACCCAGATACGGGCATCGCTTCCTCAGCCATGAGTATCATCAACTCTTTCGTCGAAGACATCTTCGAGCGCATCGCCTCTGAGGCTTCCCGTCTTATCCGGTACAGCAAACGGCAGACCATCTCCTCTCGGGAGATCCAGACCTCCATACGCCTTCTACTGCCTGGCGAACTATCCAAGCACGCTATTTCTGAAGGAACAAAAGCGGTCACCAAATACACCAGCTGCAAATAA
- the LOC144607279 gene encoding histone H2A-like: MSGRGKTGGKGRAKSKSRSSRAGLQFPVGRIHRLLRKGHYAQRIGAGAPVYLAAVLEYLTAEILELAGNAARDNKKSRIIPRHLQLAIRNDEELNKLLGGVTIAQGGVLPNIQAVLLPKKTGQQSKVYI, encoded by the coding sequence ATGTCAGGAAGAGGCAAAACTGGTGGGAAAGGTCGCGCCAAATCTAAGAGTCGTTCCTCCCGAGCTGGTTTGCAATTCCCTGTTGGTCGAATCCATCGACTGTTACGAAAAGGTCACTATGCTCAGCGCATTGGTGCTGGCGCTCCGGTTTATTTAGCGGCGGTGCTCGAGTACCTGACAGCGGAGATTTTGGAACTGGCGGGGAACGCCGCCCGCGACAACAAGAAGAGCAGGATCATCCCCCGCCACCTGCAACTCGCCATCCGCAACGATGAGGAGCTCAACAAGCTGTTGGGTGGGGTCACCATTGCCCAGGGTGGGGTTTTGCCCAACATCCAGGCTGTACTACTGCCCAAGAAAACCGGCCAGCAGAGCAAAGTTTATATCTAA